TTCTGGCTCAAGGCTTCTTCATAAACCTCCTTGCTCCAGTCGGTGTTGTTGTGGTATGCATTATAATAGTAATTGTTTTTGTCGTTATTCAGGAAATTGAGATTATTGTTCTCCATAATCTTGCTGATTTCCGGATAAGTACCCAGCATCTCTGTGGCATAGCTCATATACTGGTTGGCATCCATCACCTTAGGAAGCTTTGGTACCAGGTTCACGCCCACACCGATGTTGGCGTCAATGCGGGTAGCGATGCTGTGACCGCGGCGGGTTTCGATGACGATAACGCCGTTGGCACCCTTGGCACCATAGATGGCAGTACCGTTCTTCAATACAGAAATCTTCTCGATGTCGGCAGGGTTGATGTTCAGCAACTGGTTGTTGAACATACCTGTCTGCAGCGAAGTGCCGTTATACTGCATGTCCATTGGCACGCCATCCACTACTACCAGTGGCTGGGCGTTGGCATTGAGCGAGTTCAAGCCACGGATAAACATGGCAGAACCGATGCCAGGAGCACCTGAGCGCTTGATGGTGCGCACGTCGCCGCCGAGCTGTTCGCTGATGAGGTCCTCAACAGAAATCTGTGTGGTTGTCTTATCGGTCTTTACGCTGGCAGCGCCTCCGAGCTGTGTACCGTTGGTGTACATCTCGTTGAACTTGTCGCTGAGCATGTTGGCAGTGATATGACTCTTACCTGCGATGGAAACCTGCTGGCTGGCATACTGCGAAGTGAAGAGATAGAGCGATGTAGTGAAGGTAGGCACCTTGATGGTGAAGGTACCGTCGTCCTTGGTCATGGCAGCATAGTTGGCATTGCCCAATGGCTGAACCTGTACACCGCTGAGTGGCTTTCCTGTAGCAGCATCGTAGATGGTACCTGTGATTTCCATCATAGGGTATTCAGGCAACTTAGGAGCTGCTGCCGTCTTCTTCTGACTTGCTGCGTCATCTGTTGCTTCCTGGGCGTTGACCTGTGCTGCCACAGCCATCAAGCCCATGATTGCCAATATTCTGAAATTTATCATTGTTTTCAAATGTTGAGTTCATGTTTGATTAATTGCTGGAGCCGGTGAGGTTCCAGAAGAGTTCTGGCATGTCGCCCGTGTAGTCGCTAATCATACCATTTTTCATGTAGTATTCCACTGCCTCCTGAGGAACCAGGACGATGCCTGCAATGCGGAGCTCAGTGCTGCCACCTTGGGTACGTGTGCTGCAATATACATTGAACACAGGGCGAATAGCTGGGTCGTTCTGAAGACCGGTGTAGCTCATGTTTGGCTTGAAGATACCCATGTACTTGGTCAGAATCTTGGATTCTTCCTTGGTTCCGTAATCGAATTTCACCGCACCCATGTTCTTGTTCATGTGGTCGAAATCCTTTTTCAGGGCACCTGGAGTTGGATATCCGGTGCTGGCTTGTGCCTTAGGAGCACCACCCTTACTATTGTGCATGATGGTACGCAGAGCGATGGCTTGCTCGGTTGGTACGGCTGTGGTATCGTTGATGGTAGCAGGAACCATGGTCAGATATACGGCGTATGCTGTAGATCGAACCTGTGGAGCGTAGAGGAATACCTCTGGGCGCTCGTTGATGGCTGATGATACCTGATAGAACGCTGGGGTGTGCATGGAACCCTTTACGCTTGGGTTGCGGTCGCTGCTTCCCACGGTCACGGTCTTTGTCAGGGTTACGTTGCTGGTACCTGCCTGATAGTTACCGTACTGAGCCTTCAGGTGGATGGTAGGGTTCCAATTTGACCATGGGCGTGCGTAGAGTGAATCGCCTGTTAACCATACAGTACCGTTACTCATGTTGTATTTGGTAGCACCCTTAAACAGCTCTGCGGCATCATCCACGCGGCTGCTGTTAGGACTCATGTAGTTCAAGGTGTTGTATGAATACACATAGGTTGTACTGTGGATAGAGTCGGTAGCACCGGTTGGAATGTTGCCACCCTTCAGTGCTGGGTTCACGGTGTTGCTGAATATCAATGGCATCAGGATGCTCAGGATGGTATGCTCCTTCTTCAAGCTGTCGGCATCGATGTTTACCTTTGATGCGATGGTGTAGGTAAGCTTACCTGTCTTCTCATCGTTGGTAAGGGTGAATGGCTCGAAGCTTTCAGGATAGTCGAAGTATGCCTCCACGTGCTTGTAAGCCTTCTTCCAAGCCTTGTCGCTAGGAACAATCATCGTGTAGGTACTGTCTTCGCTGGTGAGCTGGGCATTGAGCAGGGTGAACATCTGGTTGTATTCTGTATAAACTGTATCCAGATAGGTAACTTCACCATCCTTCATCGGACCTTCCACACTCTTGTCCTTATCAATCTCGCGCTTCATCTTGCTCATGAAGATATCCTTCAACGAGTTGGTGGTCACGCCACCCTCGTGCTCGCGGGCGAAATATTCATAGAAGTTAGGACGGAAATCCATCATGCCCTTCATCAGGTGCATCACGCCGTTCTTGCTCAGGATATTGGTGCTGTCCACTGCCTCTCCGCTGAGCACGTAGCTGTTGTCGCTGCCCTGGAAATCTAACACCTTCTTGTTGAGGAAGTGGATGCGCTCGTCGATGTCGCCCGATGCACGGTGATAGCCGCGTGCGATGTGGTTGTTGAGGAATTCTGCCTTCAGCAAGCTGTCGCTCATGGCGTTGTATTTCTCGAAGTCGTAGGCATTATTGTTGGGTGCCCATACGGTGAAGCTCTGGTTGGTATTGAGCGCCTGGTCGTAGCCAACTTTCTTGAGGAGGGTGGCAAAGTTGCTCAACTCCTGTCGGCTGTTGATCTGCTCCCAGAGGGTAGCGTCGGAACCCAGGATGTTGTTGCCGTTGGCATCATAATGGTCATCCCAGTCGCTGCAGCCTTGGAGCCCCAAGGCTACAGCTGCTGTCATTAATATATATCTTACTTTCATGTTATTCTTTTTACTTGATTTGGATTCTATTTTTTTAGAATACGTCCTCGGTGAGGTTTAGAATACATCCTCGGTGAGGTAAGGGTTGTTATATACGCTTACTGGTACAAGTTCGATGTAGTCGAGCTCAAACTGTGCCTCAGTGTTCTCTGGCATCGCTGTCTTGCAGCGGAACCAGTTTTCTTCACCCTGCTTGAAGTACTGCTTGGTTACGATGCGGCGGATGTGCTGCTGGCCACCTGTACCGTTGAATCGTGCCAGGGTACCCTCGCCATACTTCATGTTACCGAAGTAGTTAGGACCACGCATCCATCCACGGTTGTGCATCGCCTTATCCACTGCTGCACCATTGTCACCATCGGTATTTGGGTTTGTCCAACCCACGGTTACTGAGCTTGCCTGTACGTTCTGATCCAATGGAATATCGCATGGAGTCATGGTTGAACGGTCGGAAGAGTGACCCAGGTAGAACTGAACGATGGTACGTGCACCGTTGTTCACATAACCGAAGCGCAACTCGTAAGTTCCATCCTTTGGTACTGGAGGCAACTTGATGGCGAAGTCGTATGCACCCTTACAGTAGAGCTCATCGCCCTGGTAGTCGTTCCAGCAGTCGTTGCTTGAACCCTGTCCTACCTTTGCCTCGTCTTTGGTAAGATAATATACGCGAGATGCCTCGCCGTTGTAGATAACCATGTTCTCGAAGTAACCCTCTGGGATACGAACGGCTGTGATGTTACGGTCGGTGCGGCCGAAGAATGACTTCAGGTCGGCTCCGGTGTAACCTCTGTAGCGGTTGGTCATACTTTCATCGAAGAGTGACATGAACTCGAAGCGGAGACGCTCGTTGAGCACCTTGTTAGGAACAGTTTCCTTGTAAGCGAGTACACCGCTGATAGGGTGAACGTAACCGTTGCTTGCCTGGCGTGAGTTGATCTTGGTGTTACCTACCAGGATACCTTCGTCAATAACCTTGTTTGCCTCCAGATAAGCTGTACCATTGCGGTTGGTGTTACCTGGGTCGCTGGTCAGGGTAGGAGTGTTCAGCTGGCGGTTGATGCGGATTTCACCTACGTTACCACCTGGATCCTTGATACCTGTAAGCTTGAACATGGTTCCTGGCAACAGGGTGCGAACATACTCATATACATCCATATCCTTCAACTCGTTGTATGAATAAACGAGCTTGTCGGTAGAGAGTGCATAGTGCAGAATGTGGTAGCGGATAAACATGTTGAGGGCGTTCCACTGGTTGGTGTAGTCGTTGCCGGTGCTTACGTTGATGCCTGCATCCTCCACATAGCTATACCAGTTCTTGCAATTTGCATATTCCTTGTTGGCTCTTTCTACCAAATCAGCAAAGGTGTTGATGCCTTCCTTCTTGAGTACTTCGTCTGGCTCTGCAAAGATGGTGAATCCCACCTTACACTTGGTTGGGTAGTCGGCGTATGGATACTTGGTTTCTGGTTCGATGTTGAACCAGCTGATTCCCTTGGTGCGGATGTTTTCCTGCAAGATCTTGTCGATACCTGTCTTTCTCAAGGCTTCTACCCAGAGTTTGTAGCTTCCCATTGCATCCATCTCGTCGATGATGTAGTTGGTTGAGCGGTAGAAGAGGCGGTCGATTACCTGCACGATACCATTTTCCACTTCCTGGTCGGTCTTGATGAAATGGGTGGTACCATCCATGGTTATTTCGCCATTTACACGCTTTGGTGTATGGGTGTTACCCAGCATCATGGTGATGTCGGCACCTGTGAGGAAGTCGTTGGTGGTCTTTTTCTGACCTGTTACGTGCGATTCGATGATGTCCTTGCAGAGGGAATCACGCTTTTCTGATTTCCAGAGGAGGTTCATGACGCTGTCTGCTGGTACTTTATCTCCATAACCTGTATAAAGACCATTGTGTTTATCGCCGCTCTTCACATCTTTGTAGAGTGAGTCGATATAAACCTCGAGTGCCTCGTTGGTTGGGGCGAAGCAGGTGTAAGTTCCGTAGGCAGACAAGCGGTCAGACATACCTGCATAGTCGGAAATCCTGGCGATGTCGCTCAAGGTTGAGTCGCTGCGCAGATAGTCGATGACGGTTTGACCGGTGAAAGTATAGAGGTTACTGTCATCAATCTCTTCAGAGCAAGATGTGAATGACGCAACACCCAGTGCTGCGAGTGCCATCATGCCTCCTATCTTATGAATGAACTTAGTCATATTGCTATACTATTTATTAATGTATATATATAATAATGTGTAATGATGCTGTTAATCCTGTCGCTCGGAAGTCTGTGTCTCCACATAAACCGGGTTCTGATGGATCAACTTGTTGTTCTTGGTTTCCTGCTGCAGGATTGGCCAGTAGAGGAATGCCTCGTTCTTGAACTTAATGACACCTGTACCGTATTTGGCATTCAGAATGTTCTTGAATTCGTTGTCGGCATTATCCAAAGTAGGATAGAGGCTACCCTTAGGGTCAATCTCGTAGAGGGTCTTGGTTGGATCTACACCCGTCATATGGCGGTAGCTGTAGCGAACCAGGTCGTACCAGCGCTTGCCTTCGTAGAGAAGCTCACGACCTCTTTCCTGGAGGCAGAGCAGTTCCAGCTTGGCTTGCTTGTCGTAGTTATCCTTATAAACCAATGAATCCTTGTTTACTGCCAATGGGTCAAGCGAACGCTTGTTCACGGCGTTGACAATCTGGAAGGCATGCTTCAGCTTGTTGGCATCGGTGCCAGCCAACTGTGTCTCGGCTTCTGCCTTCATCAGCATCACGTCGGTGATACGATATACAATCCAGTTCTGTTTGTAGTTGTCGAAACCGCGTGTCTGGAAATAGGTGTATCCCTGCTTGCTGGTAGGAATCATAGAATAGGCTTGCATGTTATACACCATCTTTCTGATTGGGAAGGATGAGGAGTTGGCATCGTTCACACCATAGCTGTTGTCGTAGAAGCGATAGTCGTTCTCCGACTGGTACAAGGCAGAGGTAGAAGCACTCGACTTGGCTGGTGTAGGGCTGTCGCCTACAGAGTTACCCACTGCTATGGTTCCTGCAAGCATACCGTAGGTTGATGTTGCGTCCTTATGCTTGTAGAAGTACTGGCGAACGAGGTTGTTCACGTTGCTGGTTCCATCAAACTGGAGTTCGAAGATGCTTTCGCGTGAATTGCCTTCCACGAAGTTCTGGTAGAATGCCTTGTTACCGCTCAACAGATAGTAAGGAGCTGTAGCGTTATCGCTGGATGCAGAACCCTTGTAGTTGTTCTCGTAGAATCTCTTGTGAGATTCAATCACCTTGTCGGCATAGTTGATGCAAGCCTGATAGTAGGTCTTTGCCTTCTCCTTGTCTGTTTGGCTCCAGAGTGAAGCACGCCACAGATATACATCGGCGAGGATGGAATTGATGGCATCCTTGCTCAGCAAGCCTACGCTGCGCCAGTCGTCGGCGGCGAAGGTGCCGTACTTGTAGCAACCTCTTTCTGCTTCTACCAGGTCGTTGATGCAGAGCTGCAGGGTAGAATCAGGTGCCAGCTGGCCGTCGAGGGTCAGGTCGTCTGACTTTTCATACGCCTTGGTTACGTATGGCACGTCGCGGAAGGTGCGAACCAGGTAGAAGTGGCAGAGTGCGCGAAGACCGAGCATCTGCGCACGGGTGGTTTGGTAGTCACCTTCGGTATAGTCAGGATCCACAGCCAGTACATCCTGTGCATGGTTCATCACCAGGTTGCAGGTGTTGATGACATAATAGAAAGATGACCATGAGTTATAACCGCTGCTAGGATAGAGATCCACGTTGGTGATGTTATCCAGTGTGGTATTATCCAATGCGCTGGTTTTTCTCAACACGTCGGAGCGATAGTCACCCCACATGATGAATCTTTCGATGTTGGAACCAGAAATCATTCCAGTATAGGCACCTGTGACCATTTGGTCAACCTGGTCTTTGTTTTTCCAGAAGTTCTCACCCACGGTCTTATCGGTAGGGTAAATCGTCAGGAAGTCGGTGCATGAGCAGAGTGATAAGCCTCCGAGGAAGGCTACCGCCAGGCTCTTGATGATATGGTTTGTTTTTTTCTTCATTTTTATCTTTATTTAAAGATGGGTTAAATACCGAGCGTCATACGGAGTGTGAATGACTTGCTTCGTGGTGTTTGCGAGTTGTCGGAAGCGAAGTTCCAGCCGCTGTTGGCATGCTCAGGGTCGGTGCCGCTATACTTGCTCCATACGAAGATGTTCTGGCCGCTCAGGTCGAAGCGCATCTGGTTAAGACCAAACTGCTTCAGGAATGTCTTAGGAACATTGTAGCTCAAACTTACGTAGCTGAAGCGCAGGAAGGAAGCATCCTCCACGTAGCGG
The Segatella copri DNA segment above includes these coding regions:
- a CDS encoding fasciclin domain-containing protein produces the protein MKVRYILMTAAVALGLQGCSDWDDHYDANGNNILGSDATLWEQINSRQELSNFATLLKKVGYDQALNTNQSFTVWAPNNNAYDFEKYNAMSDSLLKAEFLNNHIARGYHRASGDIDERIHFLNKKVLDFQGSDNSYVLSGEAVDSTNILSKNGVMHLMKGMMDFRPNFYEYFAREHEGGVTTNSLKDIFMSKMKREIDKDKSVEGPMKDGEVTYLDTVYTEYNQMFTLLNAQLTSEDSTYTMIVPSDKAWKKAYKHVEAYFDYPESFEPFTLTNDEKTGKLTYTIASKVNIDADSLKKEHTILSILMPLIFSNTVNPALKGGNIPTGATDSIHSTTYVYSYNTLNYMSPNSSRVDDAAELFKGATKYNMSNGTVWLTGDSLYARPWSNWNPTIHLKAQYGNYQAGTSNVTLTKTVTVGSSDRNPSVKGSMHTPAFYQVSSAINERPEVFLYAPQVRSTAYAVYLTMVPATINDTTAVPTEQAIALRTIMHNSKGGAPKAQASTGYPTPGALKKDFDHMNKNMGAVKFDYGTKEESKILTKYMGIFKPNMSYTGLQNDPAIRPVFNVYCSTRTQGGSTELRIAGIVLVPQEAVEYYMKNGMISDYTGDMPELFWNLTGSSN
- a CDS encoding fasciclin domain-containing protein, with protein sequence MTKFIHKIGGMMALAALGVASFTSCSEEIDDSNLYTFTGQTVIDYLRSDSTLSDIARISDYAGMSDRLSAYGTYTCFAPTNEALEVYIDSLYKDVKSGDKHNGLYTGYGDKVPADSVMNLLWKSEKRDSLCKDIIESHVTGQKKTTNDFLTGADITMMLGNTHTPKRVNGEITMDGTTHFIKTDQEVENGIVQVIDRLFYRSTNYIIDEMDAMGSYKLWVEALRKTGIDKILQENIRTKGISWFNIEPETKYPYADYPTKCKVGFTIFAEPDEVLKKEGINTFADLVERANKEYANCKNWYSYVEDAGINVSTGNDYTNQWNALNMFIRYHILHYALSTDKLVYSYNELKDMDVYEYVRTLLPGTMFKLTGIKDPGGNVGEIRINRQLNTPTLTSDPGNTNRNGTAYLEANKVIDEGILVGNTKINSRQASNGYVHPISGVLAYKETVPNKVLNERLRFEFMSLFDESMTNRYRGYTGADLKSFFGRTDRNITAVRIPEGYFENMVIYNGEASRVYYLTKDEAKVGQGSSNDCWNDYQGDELYCKGAYDFAIKLPPVPKDGTYELRFGYVNNGARTIVQFYLGHSSDRSTMTPCDIPLDQNVQASSVTVGWTNPNTDGDNGAAVDKAMHNRGWMRGPNYFGNMKYGEGTLARFNGTGGQQHIRRIVTKQYFKQGEENWFRCKTAMPENTEAQFELDYIELVPVSVYNNPYLTEDVF
- a CDS encoding RagB/SusD family nutrient uptake outer membrane protein translates to MKKKTNHIIKSLAVAFLGGLSLCSCTDFLTIYPTDKTVGENFWKNKDQVDQMVTGAYTGMISGSNIERFIMWGDYRSDVLRKTSALDNTTLDNITNVDLYPSSGYNSWSSFYYVINTCNLVMNHAQDVLAVDPDYTEGDYQTTRAQMLGLRALCHFYLVRTFRDVPYVTKAYEKSDDLTLDGQLAPDSTLQLCINDLVEAERGCYKYGTFAADDWRSVGLLSKDAINSILADVYLWRASLWSQTDKEKAKTYYQACINYADKVIESHKRFYENNYKGSASSDNATAPYYLLSGNKAFYQNFVEGNSRESIFELQFDGTSNVNNLVRQYFYKHKDATSTYGMLAGTIAVGNSVGDSPTPAKSSASTSALYQSENDYRFYDNSYGVNDANSSSFPIRKMVYNMQAYSMIPTSKQGYTYFQTRGFDNYKQNWIVYRITDVMLMKAEAETQLAGTDANKLKHAFQIVNAVNKRSLDPLAVNKDSLVYKDNYDKQAKLELLCLQERGRELLYEGKRWYDLVRYSYRHMTGVDPTKTLYEIDPKGSLYPTLDNADNEFKNILNAKYGTGVIKFKNEAFLYWPILQQETKNNKLIHQNPVYVETQTSERQD